The Actinomycetota bacterium DNA segment AGCGCAGCTCCGACCTGGTCAGCGGCCCCGTGTGCCGGTGCACGACGCGGCCCTCCGACGAGACGAACAGCGTGGTGGGCATGCCCACGAGGCGCAGCGAGAGGTAGGTGTCGCCGACCGGATCGGCGGCCAGTGGGTACCGCACCCCGGTCGACGCGACCAGCTCCTCGGCGGCGGGAGCCGTGTCGCGGATGTTCAGGCCGAGGAACCTCACCCGCGGGGACACCTCCTCGTACACGCTCTGGAAGTGCGGCATCTCCTCGACGCATGGCCGGCACCACGACGCCCAGGTGTTGATCACCAGCGGACGACCGAGGTGGTCATCGACCGAGACGGTCCCCGACCCGCCGAAGGCCTGCACCGTGAGCCCGCGTACCGAGGTCGGCCCGGGCGAGGCCCGCAGGGCGATGACGGCGGCCAGTCCGCCGAACACGACCATGCCGGCCCCCACGGCGATCAGGAGGCGCCTGCGCGCGCTCACCGGGGCGGGCATCTCCTAACCTGGGGGGACGCGAAGGAGGAGCCCATGGAGCGAACGATAACGGTCGAGGGGATGACGTGCGGTGGGTGCGAGGCGACCGTCACCCGTGCCCTCGAGAAGATGCAGGGAGTGACCTCGGCGCGGGCCGACCACGAGACGAACAGCGTGACGGTCGACCTCGATCCGGAGGTGGCTCAGCTCTCCGAGATCACCGGACGCATCGGCGAGCTCGGGTTCACCGTGGTGGGCAGCTAGGGTCCGGCGGCTCCCCGTCCGAGTCGCACAGCTTCCGCGCCCAGTCCTCCAGGCGCCGGACGACCTCGGGGTCCACCTCGGCTCCCACGCGTGAGATCGC contains these protein-coding regions:
- a CDS encoding heavy metal-associated domain-containing protein, coding for MERTITVEGMTCGGCEATVTRALEKMQGVTSARADHETNSVTVDLDPEVAQLSEITGRIGELGFTVVGS
- a CDS encoding TlpA disulfide reductase family protein — its product is MSARRRLLIAVGAGMVVFGGLAAVIALRASPGPTSVRGLTVQAFGGSGTVSVDDHLGRPLVINTWASWCRPCVEEMPHFQSVYEEVSPRVRFLGLNIRDTAPAAEELVASTGVRYPLAADPVGDTYLSLRLVGMPTTLFVSSEGRVVHRHTGPLTRSELRSAISRHLDV